A region from the Gammaproteobacteria bacterium genome encodes:
- a CDS encoding AarF/UbiB family protein, which translates to MLWETLKVARDIGRLHEIASVLIRYGFGDVVQRLGMGRMLEQAGKVLRWKDAENIARMHSAERIRHACEEMGPTFIKMGQILATRVDIFPQDWIREFEKLQDTVPAQDFELIRPQIEEDLGDKPENIFTNLNTEALAAGSIAQVYEAQLPGGEDVVLKIRRPGIRAIVEADLRLLSKLAELLEKEIPEARRFHPVEVIRQVKLSLRRELDLAVECRNAERLAEIFSQDPHISLPKVFWDWTGERVNVQERIRGIPGRDLHSLQKAGFDRQLLAQRGAAAVLNMVLKHGFFHADPHPGNIFYVPENCIVFIDTGMVGRLSERRKEQVIDLVRGLISKDTALVVDVIQCWSDDSENDIDSSKSVNTESLAMEIDNFMDNYHSVALKELNLATMLTDLTVIMREHALTMPADLALLLKVFITLEGLGRQLDPDFDMVSEAMPFIRSEMLSRYKPEQLAKRTWRHINNIADLLGDLPRDLRRLLQSARKGALQVHVDITRLEQFGRELDKAANRLTIGLVTSALIIGTSIVMTVEGGPTMFGLPLFGFLGFLFSGIGGVWLLFSIWRSGRGTR; encoded by the coding sequence ATTCGGGGATGTTGTGCAAAGACTGGGGATGGGGCGTATGTTGGAACAGGCAGGTAAAGTTCTGCGTTGGAAAGACGCGGAAAATATTGCCCGCATGCACTCAGCGGAAAGGATTCGCCATGCCTGTGAAGAAATGGGACCTACATTTATCAAAATGGGGCAGATATTAGCTACTCGGGTAGATATTTTTCCTCAGGACTGGATCCGGGAGTTTGAAAAACTACAAGATACGGTACCGGCACAGGATTTCGAGCTAATCCGCCCCCAAATCGAAGAAGACCTGGGGGATAAACCCGAAAACATTTTTACAAACCTCAATACTGAGGCTTTGGCCGCCGGTTCTATCGCCCAGGTATATGAAGCACAATTACCCGGTGGCGAGGATGTGGTACTTAAAATTCGCCGACCGGGAATACGCGCAATAGTCGAAGCGGATTTGCGCTTGTTAAGCAAGTTAGCAGAGTTATTGGAAAAAGAAATACCCGAAGCGAGACGGTTCCACCCGGTTGAGGTAATACGACAAGTGAAATTATCTTTGCGACGTGAGTTGGATCTTGCAGTGGAATGCCGCAATGCCGAACGCTTAGCTGAGATATTTTCGCAAGATCCACACATATCGCTACCCAAGGTTTTTTGGGATTGGACCGGGGAGCGTGTCAATGTTCAAGAGCGCATACGCGGAATTCCCGGGCGTGATCTACACTCCCTACAAAAAGCCGGTTTTGATCGGCAGCTGTTAGCCCAACGCGGTGCCGCCGCGGTTCTAAACATGGTACTCAAGCACGGATTTTTTCACGCCGACCCTCATCCCGGCAATATTTTCTACGTGCCGGAAAACTGTATTGTCTTTATAGACACCGGCATGGTGGGACGCCTATCGGAAAGGCGAAAGGAACAAGTGATAGACCTGGTGCGTGGTCTAATCAGTAAAGATACAGCACTGGTTGTGGATGTCATTCAGTGCTGGTCAGATGACAGTGAAAACGACATTGATTCGAGTAAATCCGTGAATACCGAGAGTTTGGCCATGGAAATAGACAATTTCATGGACAACTACCACAGTGTGGCGCTAAAGGAACTTAATCTGGCGACAATGTTGACTGATCTTACGGTCATTATGCGTGAGCATGCCTTAACTATGCCTGCTGATCTGGCATTGTTGCTCAAAGTGTTTATCACCCTGGAAGGCTTGGGGCGACAATTGGACCCGGATTTCGATATGGTATCCGAAGCCATGCCCTTTATACGAAGCGAGATGTTGTCGCGGTATAAACCGGAGCAATTGGCAAAACGTACCTGGCGACATATAAATAATATTGCGGATCTACTCGGAGATTTACCCCGAGATTTACGTCGATTGTTGCAATCTGCACGTAAAGGAGCGTTGCAAGTTCACGTGGATATTACCCGTTTGGAGCAGTTCGGCCGGGAGTTGGATAAGGCGGCCAATCGACTGACCATTGGCCTGGTCACCTCGGCTCTGATTATAGGCACATCCATCGTCATGACAGTGGAAGGTGGTCCTACCATGTTTGGCTTACCCCTATTCGGATTTCTCGGGTTTCTGTTTTCAGGAATTGGTGGTGTGTGGTTGCTATTCTCCATATGGCGTAGCGGACGAGGAACTCGCTAA
- a CDS encoding protein-L-isoaspartate(D-aspartate) O-methyltransferase — translation MVKTIQSLIEEIELEAKYTARFTGRAKFSDDVLQAIRSVDRKRFVPLELHSFALDNAPLSIGHGQTISQPYMVALMTDLLDLDDCSIVLEIGTGSGYQTAILAELAKTVYTVERLDALHHSAVKRLQKMGYDNIEFRCGNGYDGWEDNGPYGGIIVTAAATRLPEKLLQQLEPGGRMVIPIGLPHTPQKLMLVIKDTCNHTTVDPVLDVAFVPLVESLDNAPHPR, via the coding sequence ATGGTTAAAACGATTCAATCTCTTATCGAAGAAATCGAACTAGAGGCGAAATACACTGCGCGTTTTACTGGTAGGGCAAAGTTTAGCGACGATGTCTTGCAGGCGATTCGCTCAGTGGATAGAAAACGGTTTGTACCGCTAGAGCTACACAGTTTTGCTCTGGATAACGCACCCCTTTCTATCGGCCATGGTCAGACCATTTCTCAACCCTATATGGTTGCGCTGATGACGGATTTACTCGATCTGGATGATTGTTCTATTGTCCTGGAGATTGGTACCGGTTCGGGTTACCAGACGGCGATCCTCGCTGAACTGGCGAAAACGGTTTATACAGTAGAACGATTGGACGCTTTGCATCATTCAGCGGTAAAAAGATTACAAAAAATGGGTTACGATAACATTGAATTTCGTTGTGGTAATGGATACGACGGCTGGGAAGACAATGGACCTTATGGTGGTATTATCGTTACAGCCGCAGCCACGCGCTTACCCGAAAAACTTCTGCAACAATTGGAACCTGGGGGTCGCATGGTGATTCCCATTGGATTGCCCCATACGCCACAGAAGTTGATGTTAGTCATCAAGGATACGTGCAACCATACAACCGTCGATCCGGTTTTGGATGTTGCATTTGTTCCTTTAGTAGAATCATTAGATAATGCACCCCATCCCCGCTAA
- a CDS encoding chemotaxis protein CheA codes for MEPEESGLQAYINESKELLQDMEDALLQLENSPNDSDLIASIFRVAHTIKGASGIFGFTETETFTHVLENVFDLIRNHELAMDAKLSALMLKSKDHLWNLIVNIGNKEPVSEELMQSGRDLSFALSEYAGIDATFTHEDSLQEVTRAKECVQENRIWYISLRFSTEVLQNGMDPLSFLRYMHRIGDIVGISSILHYEGELEHMDVLSCYTGLEIVFQTAVTQEEIEQVFLFVRNDCQLRILPPNATQSDFKDLIEELRRETPNIETIMVHLGVLHEHIGEHMVEPVARSVSLNEAVEDHQIESTVMAPVRKPVTKGPQSSKPPHSTNSNNPKSKSLRVDADKLDQLINLVGEMVIAGASTNLIAQALNNDRLTESMSVLSRLLEEIRDNALNLRMVQVGETFNRYHRIVRDVSQELGKTIKLEIYGGDTELDKTVIERISDPLIHLIRNSIDHGLESKEERIRLGKSETGIIRLTAYHEAGSIVIEVSDDGRGLDKTKILEKAMNQGLVSHTHILSDSEIYNLVFEPGFSTVDEVTHFSGRGVGMDVVRKNIESLRGSVDIDSYPGTGSITRIRLPLTLAIIDGFLVSVGDSSFVIPLDLINECIESDAIHKELPSYINLRGDVLPLFDLGKQMKIPTDTNSRSNIVVIQFGSVKAGIIVEKLLGEFQTVIKPLGKIFNHLKGVSGATILGTGEVAVILDIPALLSKVTDNVAGSNDYPLAPTNGTLH; via the coding sequence ATGGAACCGGAAGAGTCAGGGCTACAGGCCTATATTAATGAATCCAAGGAACTCCTGCAGGACATGGAGGATGCTCTGTTGCAACTAGAAAACAGCCCCAATGACTCTGATTTAATCGCATCCATTTTTCGGGTAGCCCACACCATAAAGGGTGCCAGTGGGATTTTTGGTTTCACAGAGACTGAGACCTTTACTCACGTATTGGAAAATGTGTTTGATCTAATTCGGAATCATGAATTGGCTATGGACGCGAAGTTGTCCGCATTGATGCTGAAAAGCAAAGATCACCTCTGGAATCTAATCGTCAATATCGGAAACAAGGAACCAGTATCCGAAGAATTAATGCAGAGTGGGAGAGATCTGTCTTTTGCTCTAAGCGAATATGCGGGAATTGACGCTACTTTTACACATGAGGACTCACTACAAGAAGTTACCCGAGCTAAGGAGTGTGTTCAAGAGAACAGAATTTGGTACATTTCATTGAGATTTTCCACCGAGGTCCTACAAAATGGAATGGACCCTTTGTCATTTCTGCGGTATATGCACCGAATTGGTGACATCGTTGGAATTTCAAGTATTCTACATTACGAGGGCGAATTGGAGCATATGGATGTCCTTTCTTGTTATACCGGATTGGAAATCGTCTTTCAGACTGCGGTTACGCAAGAAGAAATTGAACAGGTATTTTTGTTTGTCAGGAATGATTGTCAATTACGCATCCTACCTCCTAATGCCACTCAATCAGACTTTAAAGATCTCATTGAAGAATTGCGAAGGGAAACACCGAATATAGAAACCATAATGGTGCATCTGGGGGTACTGCATGAGCACATTGGCGAACACATGGTAGAGCCTGTCGCCCGGTCGGTATCACTAAATGAAGCTGTAGAGGACCACCAAATAGAAAGCACAGTCATGGCCCCTGTGAGAAAGCCGGTAACGAAAGGTCCTCAATCGTCTAAACCTCCTCATAGTACTAATAGTAATAATCCTAAGTCTAAAAGCCTGCGGGTTGACGCGGACAAATTGGACCAACTGATTAACTTGGTAGGAGAAATGGTTATCGCTGGTGCCAGTACCAATTTGATTGCCCAAGCGTTAAACAATGATAGATTAACCGAATCCATGTCTGTTCTATCCAGACTATTGGAAGAAATTAGGGACAATGCCCTCAATCTTAGAATGGTTCAGGTTGGTGAAACATTCAATCGCTATCATAGAATCGTAAGGGACGTCAGCCAGGAGTTGGGGAAAACAATCAAGCTTGAAATATACGGAGGGGATACGGAGTTAGATAAAACCGTTATAGAAAGGATATCCGATCCCCTGATTCACCTCATAAGGAACTCCATAGACCATGGATTGGAAAGCAAGGAAGAACGCATAAGATTGGGAAAATCAGAGACCGGAATAATCCGTTTAACAGCCTATCATGAAGCGGGTAGCATCGTTATTGAGGTTAGCGATGACGGTCGCGGTCTGGATAAGACAAAAATATTGGAAAAGGCTATGAATCAAGGATTGGTGTCTCATACACATATATTAAGCGATTCTGAGATTTATAACTTAGTGTTTGAACCTGGCTTCTCCACTGTTGACGAAGTCACCCACTTTTCCGGCAGGGGTGTGGGCATGGATGTAGTAAGAAAGAATATTGAATCCCTGCGCGGGAGTGTTGATATCGATAGCTACCCCGGTACCGGTAGCATCACACGCATACGATTGCCCCTTACCCTGGCTATTATCGATGGGTTTCTTGTTAGCGTTGGTGACTCATCCTTCGTCATTCCGCTGGATCTAATTAACGAATGCATTGAATCGGATGCAATCCATAAAGAATTGCCTTCTTATATCAATCTTCGAGGTGATGTATTGCCTTTGTTTGATCTTGGAAAACAAATGAAAATACCCACAGACACCAACAGTAGAAGCAATATTGTTGTAATACAGTTTGGTAGCGTGAAAGCCGGAATAATTGTGGAAAAGTTATTGGGAGAATTTCAGACCGTCATCAAGCCATTGGGGAAAATCTTTAACCACCTAAAGGGCGTGAGTGGGGCAACCATACTGGGTACAGGCGAAGTTGCTGTAATATTGGACATACCGGCTCTATTGTCCAAAGTTACGGATAATGTGGCAGGTAGCAATGATTATCCGTTAGCGCCAACTAACGGAACATTACATTAA
- a CDS encoding STAS domain-containing protein, protein MIKVLKRGKNKQLEISGELTIYTANEFKTALLKHFKNLVSLELDLSKVSDLDTAGIQILRVAHKDLAKQGIQLNVVNHSAATLEAFKLYKLHGTQDWLA, encoded by the coding sequence ATGATCAAAGTATTAAAAAGAGGTAAAAACAAACAACTGGAGATATCGGGAGAGCTAACTATTTACACAGCAAACGAGTTTAAGACTGCTTTGTTGAAACATTTCAAAAACCTCGTTTCTTTAGAATTGGATTTGTCCAAGGTAAGTGATTTGGATACGGCTGGAATTCAGATATTACGTGTTGCGCACAAGGATCTTGCTAAGCAGGGTATACAATTAAACGTAGTGAATCATAGCGCAGCGACATTGGAAGCATTCAAACTTTACAAATTGCACGGTACGCAGGATTGGCTTGCATAG